One genomic region from Rosa rugosa chromosome 1, drRosRugo1.1, whole genome shotgun sequence encodes:
- the LOC133726490 gene encoding uncharacterized protein LOC133726490: MDSRHASLGRRTLEEIRQKRAAERLSKTSSRPDLSQIPPIDNGGMRKSESANRLSESDVSTLVSQIRDLDRKNAELEEENKNLASMVGLLCLLCLFVSFPKVFTSRGFGCGQWSVWLPNYIVDLYRLGKEADNNNIAVGSRGDVVDNLFVGKSLNRDSDIIFDYR, encoded by the exons ATGGATTCCCGGCACGCATCTCTAGGCCGCCGAACG TTGGAAGAAATTCGTCAAAAGCGAGCTGCAGAAAGATTGAGCAAAACTTCTTCGAGACCCGATCTCAGCCAGATCCCACCTATCG ATAATGGAGGAATGAGAAAATCGGAGAGCGCAAATCGACTCTCTGAG AGCGATGTTAGTACTTTAGTTTCTCAGATAAGAGACTTGGATAGGAAGAATGCAGAActggaagaagaaaacaaaaatttggcTTCCATGGTAGGActcttgtgtttgttgtgcttgtttgtttcttttccgAAAGTTTTCACTTCAAGAGGGTTTGGTTGTGGGCAATGGTCAGTTTGGTTGCCTAATTATATTGTCGACTTATACAGGCTGGGCAAAGAGGCCGATAACAACAACATCGCCGTAGGATCCCGGGGCGACGTCGTTGATAATCTTTTTGTCGGCAAATCCCTCAATCGAGACTCTGATATCATCTTTGATTATCGATAG